In a single window of the Microbacterium sp. SL75 genome:
- a CDS encoding FecCD family ABC transporter permease has product MSLGTPLRTSARSRRRRRYALVLVTTLVVPSIAAVVGLTTGSFHASLEQVASALTGEGDGRTTVVVVGLRVPRVLAALAIGAALGLAGAVFQTLARNPLASPDIIGFSAGSATGALVGLTLIAPSASPAAGAWMGGLLTIVIVMAIARSVGVSRERTILAGIALSTLLSAVNDYLLTRAPLEIARNATQWLHGSLAATSYDDVGLLLVTIGILSLVLVVMYRDFRALELSDDTAVALGVRTGRVRLLLIVVAALLTGTATAVAGPIGFIALATPQLARRTMGTSGIPLVGSAVTGAAVLLVADVIAQRALAPLQIPVGLLTAVVGGAYLFWIVSRRRR; this is encoded by the coding sequence GTGAGCCTGGGAACGCCCCTGCGCACGTCCGCTCGATCCCGGAGGCGTCGCCGGTACGCCCTGGTCCTCGTGACGACCCTGGTCGTGCCTTCGATCGCCGCCGTCGTGGGCCTCACGACGGGCTCCTTCCACGCGTCGCTGGAGCAAGTGGCATCCGCCCTCACCGGAGAGGGCGACGGACGCACCACCGTCGTGGTGGTGGGGCTGCGGGTGCCGCGAGTGCTCGCCGCCCTCGCGATCGGCGCTGCCCTCGGGCTCGCCGGCGCGGTGTTCCAGACCCTCGCCCGCAATCCGCTCGCGAGTCCCGACATCATCGGGTTCAGCGCCGGATCCGCCACGGGTGCGCTCGTCGGTCTCACACTCATCGCTCCGTCGGCGTCTCCAGCGGCCGGAGCGTGGATGGGCGGGCTGCTCACCATCGTGATCGTCATGGCCATCGCCCGCAGCGTCGGCGTCTCACGAGAGAGGACGATCCTCGCGGGAATCGCCCTGTCGACCCTGCTCTCGGCCGTCAACGACTACCTGCTCACCCGGGCTCCCCTCGAAATCGCACGGAATGCGACGCAGTGGCTGCACGGGAGCCTCGCGGCCACCTCGTACGACGATGTGGGGCTGTTGCTCGTGACGATCGGCATCCTGTCGCTCGTTCTGGTGGTCATGTACCGGGATTTCCGCGCTCTCGAACTGAGCGATGACACCGCGGTCGCGCTCGGCGTACGCACCGGTCGCGTGCGCCTGCTGCTGATCGTGGTCGCCGCGCTGTTGACGGGCACCGCGACGGCTGTCGCCGGCCCCATCGGCTTCATCGCCCTCGCGACACCCCAACTCGCCCGACGCACGATGGGAACGAGCGGCATCCCCCTCGTCGGCTCCGCGGTCACCGGCGCGGCCGTGCTGCTGGTCGCCGACGTGATCGCCCAGCGAGCGCTGGCTCCGCTGCAGATCCCGGTGGGGCTGCTGACCGCCGTCGTCGGCGGCGCGTACCTCTTCTGGATCGTGTCGCGCCGACGGAGGTGA
- a CDS encoding fasciclin domain-containing protein: MLTNKKPVVAGLALVLGSAFALTACSGGTTSGGSTTEESSMPSMSASPSMSSSAMDPAANLVGPGCADYAAAVPSGSGSVAGMAADPVATAASNNPLLKTLTAAVSGQLNPDVNLVDTLNGSEFTVFAPVDDAFAKIPAATIDGLKTDSATLTKILTYHVIPGQLTPSEIDGTHATVEGQDVTVAGSGDAITVNGSTNVICGGVQTANATVYLIDSVLMPPTM, translated from the coding sequence ATGCTCACCAACAAGAAGCCCGTTGTCGCTGGTCTCGCCCTCGTTCTGGGTTCGGCCTTCGCTCTCACCGCATGTTCGGGCGGCACCACCTCGGGTGGCTCGACCACCGAAGAGAGCTCGATGCCCTCGATGTCGGCATCGCCGTCGATGTCGTCCAGCGCCATGGACCCCGCCGCGAACCTGGTCGGCCCCGGTTGCGCCGACTACGCCGCCGCCGTTCCCTCGGGCTCGGGCTCGGTTGCCGGTATGGCCGCTGACCCGGTGGCCACCGCCGCCTCGAACAACCCGCTGCTGAAGACGCTTACCGCGGCCGTCAGCGGCCAGCTGAACCCCGACGTGAACCTCGTCGACACGCTGAACGGCTCGGAGTTCACCGTCTTCGCCCCGGTCGACGACGCGTTCGCCAAGATCCCGGCCGCGACCATCGACGGGCTCAAGACCGACTCCGCCACGCTGACCAAGATCCTCACGTACCACGTGATCCCCGGCCAGCTCACCCCCAGCGAGATCGATGGCACGCACGCCACGGTCGAGGGCCAGGACGTCACCGTCGCCGGCTCGGGTGACGCCATCACCGTCAACGGCTCGACCAACGTCATCTGCGGTGGCGTCCAGACGGCCAACGCCACCGTGTACCTCATCGACTCGGTGCTGATGCCCCCCACCATGTAA
- a CDS encoding FecCD family ABC transporter permease, with protein MLDVHPSVTPGVVLPGRRRRSSRARALSITLAVGGILCLLILASFAVGSRALAPSEVWSALLTDRRDAVGVIVYELRLPRTLTAIFAGACLGVAGVLMRAATRNPLADPGLLGVNAGAALGVVVAIGFFGVATASGYVWFAFAGAAGASLLVHLAARGDRRDDAIGLVLAGVALSACLGAVVRIITLVDDDTFESFRFWAVGSFERRDPDVAAQLLPFAVAGVVLALLVSRGLDQLQLGSDLARSLGVSPALIMLGAGAAITLLCAAATSAAGPLAFIGLLVAHAVRGAVGGSVRVSLLLAAVTGAALTLASDVLGRVIALPGEVEAGIVAAVLGAPLLLWLILRKTKTP; from the coding sequence ATGCTCGACGTCCACCCGTCCGTCACCCCGGGCGTGGTTCTCCCGGGACGCCGACGACGCTCCTCGCGTGCTCGAGCTCTCTCGATCACCCTCGCCGTCGGTGGCATCCTGTGTCTTCTGATCCTCGCGAGCTTCGCGGTGGGGTCGCGTGCTCTCGCGCCCTCCGAGGTGTGGTCCGCCCTTCTCACGGATCGACGGGATGCCGTGGGCGTCATCGTCTACGAGCTGCGCCTGCCCCGCACGCTCACCGCGATCTTCGCCGGGGCCTGCCTCGGCGTCGCGGGAGTGCTCATGCGGGCCGCCACACGAAACCCCCTCGCCGACCCGGGCCTGCTCGGTGTGAACGCGGGGGCCGCTCTGGGAGTGGTCGTCGCCATCGGGTTCTTCGGCGTCGCGACGGCGAGCGGGTACGTCTGGTTCGCGTTCGCCGGTGCGGCGGGAGCGTCCTTGCTCGTCCACCTGGCGGCCCGTGGGGACCGCCGTGACGACGCGATCGGCCTCGTTCTCGCGGGCGTCGCGCTCAGCGCCTGTCTCGGCGCCGTCGTCCGGATCATCACCTTGGTCGACGATGACACCTTCGAGTCGTTCCGTTTCTGGGCGGTCGGCTCGTTCGAGCGGCGCGATCCCGACGTGGCCGCGCAACTCCTCCCGTTCGCGGTGGCGGGCGTCGTTCTGGCCCTTCTCGTCTCACGCGGCCTCGATCAGCTGCAGCTCGGAAGCGACCTGGCCCGCTCACTCGGTGTCTCTCCGGCGCTCATCATGCTCGGCGCCGGCGCCGCGATCACCCTGCTCTGCGCCGCCGCGACCTCGGCTGCCGGCCCCCTCGCCTTCATCGGGCTGCTCGTGGCGCACGCCGTGCGCGGGGCGGTCGGCGGATCCGTGCGCGTCTCACTCCTCCTCGCGGCCGTCACGGGCGCCGCCCTGACCCTGGCGAGCGACGTACTGGGACGCGTGATCGCGCTTCCGGGTGAGGTCGAGGCCGGAATCGTTGCCGCCGTCCTCGGCGCCCCGCTGTTGTTGTGGCTCATCCTGCGAAAGACGAAGACACCGTGA
- a CDS encoding DNA-directed RNA polymerase subunit beta: MSDSPREFHKPVRRPAELFDRLFSAEDPAEVSRVAHSTAQALLSRVRADPSVDVVERLIAFTDDHGIDDIAELWSRSPARSLPGALWRLYLLQLMIHDDAATAALLYERGRVEITTVDAVVAGAPAPAGPEELVRLIDTILRGLFEGDFAVALDRAAAFCRVQAAGSTHLADDYENTESERASALTTRALRLATYAEDLSASAALWRRDALT, from the coding sequence ATGAGCGATTCCCCCCGCGAGTTCCACAAGCCGGTTCGGCGTCCCGCCGAGCTGTTCGATCGTCTCTTCTCCGCGGAGGATCCGGCCGAGGTATCGCGGGTTGCGCACAGCACGGCGCAGGCCCTGCTGTCGCGAGTGCGGGCCGATCCGAGCGTCGACGTGGTCGAGCGTCTCATCGCCTTCACCGACGACCACGGCATCGACGACATCGCCGAGCTGTGGTCGCGCTCGCCCGCCCGATCGCTGCCCGGGGCGCTCTGGCGGCTCTACCTGCTGCAGCTGATGATCCACGATGACGCGGCGACGGCAGCTCTGCTGTACGAACGCGGACGTGTGGAGATCACGACGGTGGATGCCGTGGTCGCCGGCGCCCCCGCCCCCGCGGGCCCCGAAGAACTCGTGCGGTTGATCGACACGATTCTGCGTGGGCTCTTCGAAGGGGACTTCGCCGTCGCCCTCGACCGCGCAGCGGCGTTCTGCCGTGTGCAGGCCGCGGGCTCGACACACCTGGCCGACGACTACGAGAACACCGAATCGGAACGGGCCTCGGCCTTGACGACGCGGGCCCTGCGCCTCGCCACCTACGCGGAAGACCTCTCGGCATCCGCCGCTCTCTGGCGCCGTGACGCGCTGACCTGA
- a CDS encoding aminodeoxychorismate lyase: MAWRFALVIDPVASDVQRNDYSDTLREIDPDGPALGVGELSAQRGDGIFESLGVVDGHVQEVEPHLARLVHSAALCDLPVPNLAQWRVAIQRAARAAGEGENVMKLLLSRGVEHGPAPTAWVTLADAPDNDRARSEGVRVATLDRGYALDVPARAPWLLLGAKTLSYAVNMAAIREAKRRGADDAVFVTSDGHVLEAPTASVVLRFGDRFVTPEPQAGILHGTTQLSLFAFLEGRGFATTYETVPAEDLTRADAAWLLSSVRLAAPIRSVDGIEVALDRAFTDELNAYLLSPRD; the protein is encoded by the coding sequence ATGGCTTGGCGCTTCGCTCTCGTGATCGACCCCGTGGCATCCGACGTGCAGCGCAACGACTACTCCGACACCCTGCGGGAGATCGACCCCGACGGCCCCGCTCTCGGTGTGGGCGAGCTGAGCGCACAGCGCGGTGACGGGATCTTCGAGAGCCTCGGCGTCGTCGACGGGCACGTTCAGGAGGTCGAACCCCACCTCGCGCGTCTGGTGCACTCGGCCGCGCTCTGTGACCTCCCCGTGCCGAACCTCGCGCAATGGCGCGTCGCGATCCAGCGCGCCGCGCGCGCCGCGGGCGAGGGCGAGAACGTCATGAAACTGCTCCTCAGCCGCGGTGTCGAGCACGGGCCCGCCCCGACCGCCTGGGTGACGCTCGCCGACGCCCCCGACAACGACCGCGCACGCTCCGAGGGAGTCCGCGTCGCGACGCTCGACCGCGGCTACGCCCTCGACGTGCCCGCTCGCGCTCCCTGGCTCCTGCTCGGGGCGAAGACGCTGTCGTACGCGGTCAACATGGCCGCGATCCGCGAGGCGAAGCGACGCGGTGCCGACGACGCCGTGTTCGTCACGAGCGACGGTCATGTGCTCGAGGCGCCCACGGCATCCGTCGTCCTGCGCTTCGGGGATCGTTTCGTCACGCCGGAACCTCAGGCCGGCATCCTGCACGGGACGACGCAGCTCAGCCTGTTCGCCTTCCTCGAGGGCCGCGGCTTCGCCACGACGTACGAGACGGTGCCGGCCGAAGATCTGACGAGAGCGGATGCCGCGTGGCTCCTCTCAAGCGTCCGGCTCGCGGCCCCGATCCGTTCCGTCGACGGCATCGAGGTGGCGCTCGACCGCGCGTTCACCGACGAGCTCAACGCCTACCTGCTCAGCCCGCGCGACTGA
- a CDS encoding iron-siderophore ABC transporter substrate-binding protein produces the protein MTLFRFSSHRARFRPRHLLATGVVATALALAGCAGPATGPSTVDAEAGSTGQWIVSRDLEPGMGSPEADGVFPREVTHFAGTTKIAAEPQRIAVVSTGQLDALLSLGQVPVAATRAENSGLVPQYLREALPDKAAALDAMADIGERTEPDLEAIAQAAPDLILINSTRGAQLYDALSAIAPTVVTKGNGVNWKSDFLLIADALGDEGTARGVLDDLQGESAAFAQTHPAGEPTVSFLQSTGDRTRIMGLPSFAGGIAQDLDLGRPASQQFDETSQEISAEQIDLADADRVYYGGTGQGRTFIESAPLWPTLGAVADKRTVTVDFDPWFMNAGPIAARLVQEEIIRTVGD, from the coding sequence GTGACTCTCTTTCGTTTCTCGTCCCACCGTGCCCGTTTTCGTCCCCGACATCTGCTCGCCACCGGGGTCGTCGCGACCGCCCTGGCCCTGGCCGGGTGCGCCGGCCCCGCGACGGGGCCCTCGACCGTGGATGCCGAGGCGGGCTCCACCGGGCAGTGGATCGTCTCGCGAGACCTCGAACCCGGGATGGGCTCGCCCGAGGCGGATGGCGTCTTCCCCCGTGAGGTGACCCACTTCGCGGGAACGACGAAGATCGCGGCCGAACCCCAGCGCATCGCGGTCGTCTCCACGGGGCAGCTCGACGCGCTGCTCTCCCTCGGGCAGGTGCCCGTCGCCGCGACCCGCGCCGAGAACAGCGGCCTCGTGCCGCAATACCTCCGTGAGGCGCTTCCCGACAAGGCGGCGGCGCTCGATGCCATGGCCGATATCGGCGAACGCACCGAGCCCGACCTCGAGGCGATCGCACAGGCCGCCCCCGACCTCATCCTGATCAACTCGACCCGGGGCGCGCAGCTCTACGACGCCCTCTCCGCCATCGCACCGACCGTCGTGACCAAGGGCAACGGCGTCAATTGGAAGAGCGACTTCCTCCTCATCGCCGACGCCCTCGGGGACGAGGGGACCGCGCGCGGAGTGCTGGACGACCTGCAGGGCGAGAGCGCTGCCTTCGCCCAGACGCATCCCGCCGGCGAGCCCACGGTGTCGTTCCTGCAATCGACCGGTGACCGCACCCGCATCATGGGACTGCCGTCGTTCGCGGGAGGTATCGCCCAGGATCTCGACCTGGGGCGCCCGGCGTCGCAGCAGTTCGACGAGACGTCGCAGGAGATCAGCGCCGAGCAGATCGACCTGGCCGATGCGGACCGCGTCTACTACGGCGGAACCGGGCAGGGGCGGACCTTCATCGAGAGTGCCCCGCTCTGGCCGACCCTCGGCGCGGTGGCGGACAAGCGAACGGTCACCGTCGACTTCGACCCGTGGTTCATGAACGCCGGGCCGATCGCCGCGCGTCTCGTCCAGGAGGAGATCATCCGGACCGTCGGGGACTGA
- the pstC gene encoding phosphate ABC transporter permease subunit PstC has translation MTDTVADTETAPSSPPPPRTSIVGKRRVGDSVFLGLSTTAAVSIMIILAGVAIFLIIRGIPAITGNWTEGDLAGYQNGSWTNFWEYVGPLLFGSIWAALIAMVIGTPVAIGIALFISHYAPRRIAGFLGYIVDLLAAVPSIVFGLWGIIVMRPLLVPVGEFLNQYLGWIPLFQGPVSTTGSTMFTGGVVLAVMILPIVTSITREIFLQTPRLHEEAALALGATRWEMIRLAVFPYARSGMVSATLLGLGRALGETMAIALIVSPSLIYSVLLLTDGYNSQTIAANIALNFPIATDLQRSALIGTGLMLFVVSLAVNMLARYIIGATGPGAKGRKKGKRS, from the coding sequence GTGACTGACACCGTCGCAGACACAGAGACCGCCCCGTCTTCCCCTCCCCCGCCGCGGACGTCGATCGTCGGCAAGCGCCGCGTCGGAGACTCCGTCTTCCTGGGGCTGTCGACCACGGCCGCCGTGTCGATCATGATCATCCTCGCCGGGGTCGCGATCTTCCTGATCATCCGCGGAATCCCCGCCATCACCGGCAACTGGACCGAGGGCGATCTCGCCGGGTACCAGAACGGCAGCTGGACGAACTTCTGGGAGTACGTCGGTCCGCTGCTCTTCGGCAGCATCTGGGCCGCCCTCATCGCCATGGTCATCGGCACCCCGGTCGCCATCGGGATCGCGCTGTTCATCTCGCACTACGCGCCCCGTCGCATCGCCGGCTTCCTCGGCTACATCGTCGATCTGCTGGCCGCGGTCCCCTCGATCGTCTTCGGCCTGTGGGGCATCATCGTCATGCGCCCCCTGCTCGTACCGGTCGGGGAATTCCTCAACCAGTACCTCGGCTGGATCCCGCTCTTCCAGGGCCCCGTGTCCACCACCGGCTCGACGATGTTCACCGGTGGCGTCGTGCTCGCCGTGATGATCCTCCCAATCGTCACCTCCATCACCCGCGAGATCTTCCTTCAGACCCCGCGCCTGCACGAAGAGGCTGCCCTCGCCCTCGGCGCGACACGCTGGGAGATGATCCGTCTCGCGGTGTTCCCCTACGCACGCAGCGGTATGGTCTCGGCCACCCTCCTGGGCCTCGGCCGCGCGCTCGGCGAGACCATGGCCATCGCGCTCATCGTCTCGCCCAGCCTCATCTACTCGGTGCTGCTGCTCACCGACGGCTACAACTCGCAGACCATCGCGGCCAACATCGCGCTGAACTTCCCGATCGCCACCGACCTGCAGCGCTCGGCGCTCATCGGCACCGGTCTCATGCTGTTCGTCGTCTCGCTCGCGGTGAACATGCTCGCTCGATACATCATCGGAGCCACCGGTCCCGGTGCGAAGGGTCGCAAGAAGGGCAAGCGCTCATGA
- the pstA gene encoding phosphate ABC transporter permease PstA translates to MTVTAPSSSSPLALTSGQLPRFIEPALLLGVAIVVAGVQFLLGGFNLAAWLVLSAVLYLIAIGVGSSIVENRRKAVDRVVRGLVTVAFLLAVAPLVSTLWTVVSKGLAVVNWNFVTQVGGTAFNPDTLEVVATAGAWQAITGTLIITGIAALISVPIGVLAAVYLVEYAQPNNPLRRAITFLVDVMTGIPSIVAGLFAFSLFSLVVGPKAFSGFSASIALCVLMIPIVIRSTEEMLRLVPADLREASLALGVPRSATIIKVVLRTAASGIITGVVLAVARVVGETAPIFIAASFTDNFNANPFEGPMQTLPVMAYTAYSFPGQDIDASQANAWGAAFLLVVLVVIFNLIARIVAAVFAPKAR, encoded by the coding sequence ATGACCGTCACGGCCCCCTCGTCCTCCTCTCCCCTGGCACTGACCAGCGGCCAGCTCCCCCGCTTCATCGAGCCCGCGCTGCTGCTCGGGGTCGCGATCGTCGTGGCCGGAGTCCAGTTCCTGCTCGGGGGATTCAACCTCGCGGCGTGGCTCGTCCTGTCCGCGGTGCTCTACCTGATCGCCATCGGAGTCGGCTCCTCGATCGTCGAGAACCGCCGCAAGGCCGTGGACCGGGTCGTGCGCGGACTCGTGACCGTCGCGTTCCTGCTCGCGGTCGCCCCGCTCGTCTCGACCCTGTGGACCGTGGTGTCCAAGGGCCTGGCGGTCGTCAACTGGAACTTCGTCACGCAGGTCGGCGGCACCGCGTTCAACCCCGACACGCTCGAGGTCGTCGCCACTGCCGGTGCCTGGCAGGCCATCACGGGCACGCTCATCATCACGGGGATCGCAGCCCTCATCTCGGTGCCGATCGGCGTCCTCGCGGCGGTCTACCTCGTCGAGTACGCGCAGCCGAACAACCCGCTTCGCCGCGCGATCACCTTCCTCGTCGACGTGATGACCGGTATCCCCTCGATCGTCGCGGGTCTGTTCGCGTTCTCTCTGTTCAGCCTGGTCGTCGGACCGAAGGCGTTCAGCGGGTTCTCGGCATCCATCGCCCTGTGCGTGCTCATGATCCCGATCGTCATCCGCTCCACGGAAGAGATGCTGCGTCTGGTCCCCGCCGACCTGCGCGAAGCCTCGCTCGCTCTCGGCGTGCCCCGATCGGCGACGATCATCAAGGTCGTGCTGCGCACCGCGGCATCGGGGATCATCACCGGTGTCGTCCTGGCCGTCGCCCGCGTGGTCGGGGAAACCGCACCGATCTTCATCGCCGCGAGCTTCACCGACAACTTCAACGCCAACCCGTTCGAGGGCCCCATGCAGACCCTGCCCGTCATGGCGTACACCGCGTACAGCTTCCCGGGGCAGGACATCGACGCTTCGCAGGCGAACGCCTGGGGTGCGGCCTTCCTTCTCGTCGTCCTCGTCGTCATCTTCAACCTGATCGCCCGTATCGTGGCGGCGGTGTTCGCGCCCAAGGCGCGCTGA
- the pstB gene encoding phosphate ABC transporter ATP-binding protein PstB: MSKSIEVQDLNVYYSDFLAVEGVSIDIEPRSVTAFIGPSGCGKSTFLRTLNRMHEVIPGGRVEGRVLIDGDDLYGPGVDPVLVRRHVGMVFQRPNPFPTMSIRENVLAGAKLNDKRMAKSDADALVEKSLRGANLWNEVKDRLDKPGGGLSGGQQQRLCIARAIAVSPDVLLMDEPCSALDPISTFAIEELIGELKSEYTIVIVTHNMQQASRVSDKTAFFNIAGTGKPGKLIEYNDTASIFTAPSVQATEDYVSGRFG; this comes from the coding sequence GTGTCCAAGAGCATCGAGGTCCAGGACCTCAACGTCTACTACAGCGACTTCCTCGCGGTCGAGGGCGTCTCGATCGACATCGAGCCGCGCTCGGTCACCGCGTTCATCGGGCCGTCGGGCTGTGGCAAGTCCACGTTCCTGCGCACCCTCAACCGCATGCACGAGGTCATTCCCGGCGGGCGCGTCGAGGGACGCGTTCTCATCGACGGCGACGACCTCTACGGCCCCGGCGTGGACCCCGTGCTCGTGCGCCGCCACGTGGGAATGGTGTTCCAGCGCCCGAACCCGTTCCCGACCATGTCGATCCGAGAGAACGTGTTGGCCGGTGCCAAGCTCAACGACAAGCGCATGGCCAAGAGCGACGCCGACGCCCTCGTCGAGAAGTCGCTGCGGGGCGCGAACCTGTGGAACGAGGTCAAGGACCGCCTCGACAAGCCCGGCGGCGGCCTCTCGGGCGGTCAGCAGCAGCGTCTGTGCATCGCGCGCGCGATCGCCGTCTCACCCGACGTGCTGCTGATGGACGAACCCTGCTCGGCGCTCGACCCGATCTCGACCTTCGCGATCGAGGAGCTCATCGGCGAACTCAAGAGCGAGTACACGATCGTCATCGTGACGCACAACATGCAGCAGGCCTCGCGCGTCAGCGACAAGACGGCCTTCTTCAACATCGCGGGCACCGGCAAGCCCGGCAAGCTCATCGAGTACAACGACACCGCGTCGATCTTCACGGCACCGAGTGTCCAGGCGACCGAGGACTACGTCTCCGGCCGGTTCGGATAA
- a CDS encoding anti-sigma factor encodes MNERDFADLAVGHALNALSEADERAYQEALAGNPHWDHHVRDAADAVAAISASVEPVEPPPSVRASLFARISELPQESVGVATLPASSSADEDYAAAGVTPIEPERETASTGVSAASGWGPRRWFTLAASFAAVLVLGFGAVTVSQLVSPPASVVALRSIEQAPDAQSASTTLPDGTVATAHWSPSTGQSVLVTDGMPALAADKTYELWFVRGDTPIAAGTFEPDEAGKATAVLQGEMHAGDVIAVTIEPAGGSPDGTPSTAPVVVVATA; translated from the coding sequence GTGAACGAGAGGGATTTCGCCGACCTCGCCGTCGGACACGCGCTCAATGCGCTCTCCGAGGCAGATGAACGCGCGTACCAGGAGGCTTTGGCGGGCAACCCGCATTGGGACCACCACGTCCGCGATGCAGCCGACGCCGTCGCCGCCATCAGCGCCTCCGTCGAACCCGTCGAGCCCCCGCCCTCCGTGCGGGCCTCGCTGTTCGCGCGTATCTCCGAACTGCCGCAGGAGTCGGTCGGCGTGGCGACCCTTCCTGCCTCATCATCCGCCGACGAAGACTACGCCGCCGCTGGTGTGACGCCGATCGAGCCGGAGCGCGAGACGGCGTCGACCGGTGTGTCCGCGGCATCCGGCTGGGGACCCCGCCGGTGGTTCACCCTCGCGGCTTCGTTCGCGGCCGTCCTCGTTCTGGGCTTCGGGGCCGTCACGGTCAGCCAACTGGTCTCACCGCCGGCCTCCGTCGTCGCTCTGAGGTCGATCGAGCAGGCCCCCGACGCCCAGTCGGCGTCGACCACCCTCCCCGACGGAACGGTGGCGACCGCGCACTGGTCGCCGTCGACCGGGCAGAGCGTGCTCGTCACCGACGGGATGCCGGCCCTCGCCGCCGACAAGACCTACGAGCTGTGGTTCGTCCGCGGCGACACCCCGATCGCGGCCGGGACTTTCGAGCCCGACGAAGCGGGGAAGGCTACGGCGGTCCTCCAGGGAGAGATGCACGCGGGAGACGTCATCGCGGTGACGATCGAGCCCGCCGGCGGATCGCCCGACGGGACGCCCAGCACCGCCCCCGTCGTGGTCGTCGCCACGGCTTGA
- the sigK gene encoding ECF RNA polymerase sigma factor SigK, translating to MMDAMVIDGFDLPDDGVENADHVGSLLLRVADGDRAAFAELYDSLSARAFGLILRVLVDRSQSEEVLQEVFLEIWQSAGRFTPNKGQGRSWVLTIAHRRAVDRVRSSQSSVDRDVRAGFRDMDVAYDAVSEKVELKMEGRRVVDALAALPDAQKEALTLAYFGGYSQSEIATLVGAPLGTVKTRMRDGLSRLRIEMGVDK from the coding sequence ATGATGGATGCCATGGTGATCGACGGTTTCGACCTTCCCGACGACGGGGTGGAGAACGCCGACCACGTCGGGAGTCTCCTGCTGCGCGTGGCCGATGGCGATCGGGCGGCCTTCGCGGAGCTCTACGACTCACTGTCCGCTCGCGCCTTCGGCCTGATCCTGCGCGTGCTCGTCGACCGCTCGCAGAGCGAGGAAGTGCTTCAAGAAGTCTTCTTGGAGATCTGGCAATCCGCCGGGCGCTTCACTCCGAACAAGGGACAGGGAAGATCGTGGGTTCTCACGATCGCTCACCGTCGAGCGGTGGACCGCGTGCGGTCATCGCAGTCGAGTGTCGATCGAGACGTGCGCGCGGGCTTCCGGGATATGGACGTCGCTTACGACGCCGTCTCCGAGAAAGTCGAACTGAAGATGGAAGGGCGGCGCGTCGTCGATGCACTGGCGGCGCTCCCGGACGCTCAGAAGGAAGCACTCACGCTCGCTTATTTCGGCGGGTACAGCCAAAGTGAGATCGCGACCCTGGTCGGGGCGCCGCTCGGTACGGTCAAGACACGAATGCGTGACGGATTGTCGCGGTTGAGAATCGAGATGGGGGTGGACAAGTGA